The sequence below is a genomic window from Cryobacterium arcticum.
CCGGCAGGGCCGTGGCCCGCGGCTGCTCCGCCAGGATCTGCTGCTCGGTGAGCGCGCCGAGGCCGGCCCGGGTGGGCGCCACACCGGCGAGCTCGGCCACGCGCCGGCCGATCTGCTCGGCCTGGTCGGGCGTGAGGTGGGTAGCCACGCCGGAGATGACGATGGCCCGCGCGAAGAGTGGTTGCGCGCGCGGCGAGCCGAGCAGGGTGAGCACGGCCCCGCCGCCGGCGGACTGACCGGCGATGGTGACCCGGGCCGGGTCACCGCCGAAGAAACGGATGTTGCGCTGCACCCACTCGAGCGCCAGCAGCCAGTCGAGCACGCCCCGGTTCAGCGGCGCATCCTCGATCCAGCCGAAGCCGTCGAAGCCGAGCCGGTACGACACGTTCACCGTGACCACACCGTGCCGGTTGAAGCCGGCGCCGTCGTACCAGGGACTCGCGGCCGACCCGGAGGTGTAGCCGCCGCCGTGGATGTAGACCAGCACCGGCAGGCCCGCCCCCTCAGCAGAGGTGGTCGGATCGGGCGTGAAGACGCTCACGTTCAGGGTGGACTCGCCGGGAAAGCTGGGCTCGGGCACGAGGGTGGTGTCGCCACCGTCGATGCGCTGCGGGGTGGCACCGGGGCTGCCGGCATCCAGCACGCCCGGCCACGGCGGATGCGGCACGGGAGCCGCGAAGCGCAGCTCGCCCACCGGCGCGGCCGCGTACGGGATACCGAGGAAGGCCGCGGAGCCGAATCTCTGACGGCCGCGGACGACCCCGGCTGTGGTGCTGACGTCGACGGTATCCATCGGTGGCCTTCCAGAGTGGTGCGAGCTAGGGGCGTGACGGCGACCAGATTACCGGACCGCCCGATGAGGCCCGGTCCGTCCCGGCGCGAGCCACCCGGTGCCCGGCCACGGGACCCGGGCTCAGAACGCGAACAGGTTGTCGCGGAAGGTGCCCGGCAGGTACTCCTCGCGGATCAGGCCGCGGCGCCGGAGCGCCGGGGCCAGGCCGTCGCAGACCTCGGTGATGTTCTTGCGGGTCACCGGCAACGCCACCAGGAACCCGTCGCCGCCGGCCTCCTGCATGGCCTCGTCCATCTGGCCGGCCACGGTGTCG
It includes:
- a CDS encoding carboxylesterase/lipase family protein — translated: MDTVDVSTTAGVVRGRQRFGSAAFLGIPYAAAPVGELRFAAPVPHPPWPGVLDAGSPGATPQRIDGGDTTLVPEPSFPGESTLNVSVFTPDPTTSAEGAGLPVLVYIHGGGYTSGSAASPWYDGAGFNRHGVVTVNVSYRLGFDGFGWIEDAPLNRGVLDWLLALEWVQRNIRFFGGDPARVTIAGQSAGGGAVLTLLGSPRAQPLFARAIVISGVATHLTPDQAEQIGRRVAELAGVAPTRAGLGALTEQQILAEQPRATALPADGPAGPLGEIANTLVGGLPFGPVIDGDLVPLATGAAVRAGIGADKPLMLGSTDHEFNFAMNDLTDELAGEDAAEMLVRLGVAGPAARAYAAAHDGRGTADILGQFASDRAIRGVMLQVAEARTAVAADRAAAASVTLGVAASVGVAVGRAADAAPTWLWAFAWRSPTFGGALHCLDLPFFFDALDAPRVEVLAGPAPSQRLADEVHGNAVDFIAGGDPTWPAWTAGEPVEGQPVIRYDAAPAGPTEVTTVAATYAGAALAFAG